GATCCGCACGTTGAGTTGGCGGACCGCGTCGCTGACTTCTCGGCCACGAACAGTCACGCGCTTGCGCTCGCCCTCCCGATCGGGGTTGAAGCCAGTTCCGCCCTCGAGAAGCACCGATTTGAGGTCGGGACCACGGACATCTTCCCGAAGCGGGCGGCCCGCATCGTCCGAGCCACCGGTCAACGAGAGCGTGAAGCCGTCGAGACCGACGGCGCTGCCTGCCACGTCGTCGCCGATTTCGCGGCCCATGAATCGATTTGCGTTCTGTCCGTCTACGTCGACCTGGTAGGTGTCGCCGGTGTCCGGGTCGGCCACCGCGACGGTGAAGTCGGCCATACCCGATCCAAGCCGGGCACGCTAAAAAAGCCCGTCGGAATGTCGCGCCGGACGATTCCGGACGCACGTCGCCGACATACCAGCGCAGCCGGTCGAAAAGAGAGGAGACAGGACAGATCTGAAAGCCCACCCCTAGATCCAAACGGCTTTGCCCGCACGTGACTGTCAGGACAGCATGGAACAGACAACCCGCGAGCGGATCGCCGACCGACTCCGCGAGAAAGCCCTCTCGGCGACAGCGATCGCCGCGGCGTTCGACCTCTCGACGGCGACCGCGATCGAGCACGTCGAACACGTCGCAGCGTCGCTGTCCGGCAGCGACGAACAGCTACTGGTCGCTCCACCCGAATGTTCCGACTGCGGGTTCACGAACTTCGACGACCGCGTGAACGTCCCGAGTCGCTGCCCGGATTGCCACAGCGAGAGCATCGACCCCCCGGTCTTCCGGATCGAAGATCAGTAACAGCTGCGTTCGACCCGACGGTCGTAGAGGCGAGCCAGCAACTGGGTGACGGGGCCGCCGCCGATCGACTGGCCATCGACACGATCGACCGGCCGGATCTCCCAGGTCGTGTTCGTCAGGAAGGCCTCCTCGGCGGCACGCAACCGTGCTGGCTCGTACCGCCCTTCCTCGACCGGTAATCCTTCCGCACGGGCGAGATCGAGGACGGTCGAGCGGGTCACACCGGGCAGGATCGATTGCTCGCTCGTCGGGGTGTGGAGCACGCCGTCAGCGACGAAACAGAGGTTGCTCGTCGCGCCCTCCGTGAGATATCCCTGGGTGTCGAGCATGAGTGCCTCCTCGCAGTCGGCGGCGAGGTCCAGACGCGCGAGAATGCCGTTGAGATAGTTATGCGTCTTGGCGCCGGCGGGGATCGCTGCCGACGGGACGCGCTCGGTATCGACGGTTGCGACGGTGGCCGGACCGTCCCAGACGGGTTGCCCGTCGACGCCGCCCCGCGGCAGCGAGTCGACGAGCACCACGATCGTCGGGTCGACGGCTGGATCGGGCGTCAGTTTGCCGGGCTGGCTGCCACGCGTGATCGAGAGCTTCACGTAGGCATCGTCGAGATCGTTGGCGAATACCGTCTCGTCGATTCGCGCACGGAGGTCGTCCCGGGACGGGATCGCCTCGGCAAATCCGAGCGTCTGGGCAGTCGCTTCGAGGCGGTCGGCGTGAGCGTCCCAGGCGAAGATCTCGCCGCCGTAGGCCCGGAGTGTCTCGAAAGCCCCATCGCCGTACTGAAAGCCCCGATCCCGGACGGAGA
The sequence above is drawn from the Halorhabdus sp. CBA1104 genome and encodes:
- a CDS encoding 30S ribosomal protein S6e, encoding MADFTVAVADPDTGDTYQVDVDGQNANRFMGREIGDDVAGSAVGLDGFTLSLTGGSDDAGRPLREDVRGPDLKSVLLEGGTGFNPDREGERKRVTVRGREVSDAVRQLNVRIVEHGEGDVAELLSDDE
- a CDS encoding aminotransferase class IV; protein product: MQYHVDGEIVPAEEATVSVRDRGFQYGDGAFETLRAYGGEIFAWDAHADRLEATAQTLGFAEAIPSRDDLRARIDETVFANDLDDAYVKLSITRGSQPGKLTPDPAVDPTIVVLVDSLPRGGVDGQPVWDGPATVATVDTERVPSAAIPAGAKTHNYLNGILARLDLAADCEEALMLDTQGYLTEGATSNLCFVADGVLHTPTSEQSILPGVTRSTVLDLARAEGLPVEEGRYEPARLRAAEEAFLTNTTWEIRPVDRVDGQSIGGGPVTQLLARLYDRRVERSCY
- a CDS encoding transcriptional regulator, producing MEQTTRERIADRLREKALSATAIAAAFDLSTATAIEHVEHVAASLSGSDEQLLVAPPECSDCGFTNFDDRVNVPSRCPDCHSESIDPPVFRIEDQ